A region of the Pseudomonas anguilliseptica genome:
TGCTAAGGCTGACGTGCAGGCAACCCTGCTGGAACTGACCGCTATCAGCATTACCGCAGCACTCAAGGCTGCTCAGCAGAACACCGAGATGCTACTGGTGTGTGGTGGTGGCGCGCATAACCACACACTGATGCGCCGCCTGGCGCAGCTGCTGCCTAATAGCCAGGTGAGCAGCACCGATGCGCATGGCGTGCCCGCCGACTGGGTCGAAGCTATGGCCTTTGCCTGGCTGGCGCACTGCTGCCTGGAAGGCATTCCCGCCAACCGGCCTAGCGTCACCGGCGCTCGCGGCCTGCGAGTACTTGGCGCGATCTACCCCGCCTGATCACCTGCTCAAATCTGCTGTACGCAGAAACGAAAACGCCGTGCACAGGGCACGGCGCTAGCTTGAACAGCCTGCAACTCAGATCGAGAACGAAGAACCGCAACCGCAGGTGGTGGTGGCGTTCGGGTTGTTGATGACAAATCGCGAACCTTCCAGACCTTCCTGATAATCCACCTCAGCACCCGCCAGGTACTGGAAGCTCATCGGGTCAACCACCAGACTCACGCCTTCGCGCTCGATGATGGTGTCATCCTCGGCCACTTCTTCATCGAAGGTGAAGCCATACTGGAAACCGGAACAGCCGCCTCCCGTTACAAACACGCGCAATTTCAGGCGCGGGTTGCCTTCCTCATCGACCAGGCTCTTCACCTTGTTCGCCGCGCCCTGCGTAAATTGCATAGCACTGGGGGTGAAGGTTTCGACGCTCATGCTGATTAACTCCCGGCGCTACGCGCCATACTGCATTCTGATCGGCATTATCCGCTTACCCGAGAAAAGCGGTCAACTATTGTGCGGCATCCAGCGTTTCTGGTAATTCCAAAGGCCGTGCCTCGTCCTGCAAGCGACAGAGACGACCTTCGATCTGCGCGCCCATGGCCATCTCCATCAGGGCGTAATACAGATTGCCACGTACCCGCGCCCGCGCGCCCAACTCAAGATGACCGCTGGCGTGCACATCGCCGACTACTTCGCCATCAATCACTATATGGGGGGCGCGTATCTCACCTTCAACCCTCCCCTGCACGCTCACGCGCACCATACCTTCGCTGGCCACCAGATTACCCATGACCTTGCCATCGACCTGCACCGCACCCTGAAAGCGCAAATCGCCATACAGTTCGGCACCCACCGCAATCAGGCTGGTCTTACCCGCGAAACGCTGCACGTCAGTGCGCGCCTTATCTTTATTCCACATAAGGAACAGCTACTCCTCTTTGTTCCATTTAAATGTGCGCAACAACGGCTTCTCGCCTTTTACATCGGCACGCACCTTGATCTCGCGCGGGATAAACCCTTCAGGCAACTTTAGCTCGGCAAATCGCCCAGCCTCGGGAATGGCCTGAAAGTGCTTGAAGGCAAAGGCAATCGGTTGCTCAGGCAGGGCAGCGGGCAAGTCTGCGCCCAATGCCGCCAGCTCAAGCGTGACATCCTGCTCGCCGTGCTTGCCGACAATCGACACCTGCAACTGGCCTTCCAGCGGCGTCTCACCTTTACCCACACGACTGAGGAGTATCTTGTAGCGGAAATGCTCAGGCCTGTCCGTGGCCTGTAGCTCAAAGGTCTTGATGCGCAAACCTTCACGACGGCTGGCGGGGGCCAACACGCCTTTGTAGAAGGCCAGATCCTGCTGTTGTTTATAGATTTGCTCTTCGAGCAGCTTGATAGTCAGACGGTTCTGCTCGTTGGCTTGCTGGCTGAGCTTTTCTGCACTGCTGAGCACGACCACACGCTGACGCAACTCATCGACCTCGCGCACCAATTGTTCATCACGCACTGGCGCGGCTGGCTGCCCCACCACCACTGCAGGCTGACTGTACTGCTGCCACCAACCACCAACATAGAAGGCCAACGGAATGCACAGCACCAGCAGCAACCCAAGCATGCGCCGCCGCCGCGTACGCCCCGGATCGCTTGGACGAACCTCCCAGCCCGCCATCAGGGCAACATGCCCGCGTGGGACAACCCCAGGCACTCATCGAGGCCGAAGAGAATATTCATATTCTGCACCGCCTGGCCCGACGCACCTTTGACCAGGTTGTCGATCACTGACAGCACTACCACCAGATCGCCGTCCTGCGGACGATGTACGGCAATCCGACACACATTGGCGCCGCGCACGCTGCGGGTTTCCGGGTGGCTGCCAGCGGGCATCACATCGACGAAGGGCTCGTTGGCGTAACGCTGCTCGAACAACGCCTGCAGATCCACCGAACGGTCGACCACAGTGGCATAAAGTGTGGCGTGAATACCGCGAATCATCGGTGTCAGGTGCGGCACAAAGGTCAGACCGACATCTTTACCGGCAGCCCGGCGCAGACCTTGGCGAATCTCGGGCAGATGCCGATGACCTTTGACCCCATAGGCTTTCATGCTTTCGCCGGCTTCACTGAACAGCGAACCCACGCTGGCACCACGCCCGGCGCCGCTGACACCCGACTTGCAGTCGGCGATCACTTGCGTGGTATCGGCCAGGCCGGCCTCCAGCAGCGGAATCAGCGCCAGCTGCGCGGCTGTCGGATAGCAGCCTGGTACGGCAATCAGACGCGCCTGCTTGATGGCTTCACGGTTGACTTCCGGCAGACCGTAGATCGCCTCAGGAAGTAAATCCGGCGCACCGTGGGGCTGGCCGTACCACTTGGCCCACTCATCCGCGTCCTGCAGGCGGAAGTCGGCAGACAGGTCGATCACCTTGGTGCCGGCGGCCAGCAGCTCACCGGCCAGGGCATGAGCAACACCATGCGGCGTGGCGAAGAACACCACATCACAGGCGCCCAGGGTAGCCACATCCGGCACGCTGAACGCCAGGCTGCCGTAATGACCGCGCAGGTTCGGGTACATCTCGTCGACACGCATGCCGGCCTCGGAGCGCGAGGTAATCACCTCGACCTGCGCTTGCGGATGTTGCGCCAACAAACGCAACAACTCGACACCGGTATACCCCGTGCCGCCGACGATTCCGACCTTGATCATCACTTGCCCCTTTGCAATACCAGCAGTGGAAAGCTGCCGATGATACGGCCGCTTCGGCCAGGGGCCAACACTTGAGCGCCGCGAGTGATGACGGAGACGGTCATGCCCACTACTATCGGGGCACTTTCCTGCAACGAGTGCGCACAATGCTCTACCTATGGCTCAAGGCCCTGCACATCATCGCCATGGTCTGCTGGTTCGCCGGCCTGTTCTACCTGCCGCGCCTGTTCGTCTACCACGCCATGAGCACCGACGAGATCAGCCGCGAGCGCTTCTGCATCATGGAGCGCAAGCTCTATCGCGGAATCATGTGGCCGTCGCTGATTCTTACCGTCGGACTGGGCCTGTGGCTACTCAGCCTCAACCCGAGCTACTACTTCAGCCAGGGCTGGATGCACGCCAAGCTAAGTCTGGTCGCACTGCTGGTGGTCTACCAGTTTATATGCGGCGCACAACTCAAAGCCTTTGCCCGCGGTGAGAACCAGCGCAGCCATGTGTTCTACCGCTGGTTCAATGAAGCGCCCGTGCTGGCTCTGCTTGGCATTGTCATTCTGGTCGTGGTGCGCCCTTTCTAAATACATCAAGAGGATTACTGCATGTCGCTGCCAACTTTGCTCGAACAACGCCTGCGCCTGCCTGTCGTCGCGGCGCCGATGTTTCTGGTATCCAACCCGCAACTAGTCTTGGCCTGCTGCAACAGCGGCATCGTCGGCAGCTTCCCCGCCCTGAACCAACGTGAGAGCAGCGGCTTCAAGGATTGGCTGCAGGAAATCGAAGCCGGCCTGACCAACGCAGCAGCACCTTATGCGGTTAACCTGATCGTACATGGCAGCAACCCACGCCTGCAGGCGGACCTGGCGATCTGCGTCGAGCAGCGCGTGCCTATCGTGATCACTAGCCTGGGTGCGGTGAAGGAAGTGGTCGATGCGGTACACAGTTACGGCGGCTTGGTGTTCCACGACGTAACCACCCGCCGGCATGCCGAGAAAGCCGCAGAAGCTGGCGTCGACGGCCTGATCGCGGTAGCCGCTGGCGCAGGCGGACATGCCGGCACCTGGAGCCCGTTTGCGCTGATCGCCGAAATCCGCCAGTTCTTCGACAAGACCCTGCTGCTGGCCGGCTGCCTTAACCAGGGCAACGAAGTGCTGGCCGCACAACTGCTTGGCGCCGACCTTGCGTATCTCGGCACCCGCCTGATCGCCACCCAGGAAAACGCCGCGTCCGCGGCTTACAAGCAGATGATCCTTGACGCCAAAGCCGCCGACATTATCCACACCCCAGCAGTCTCTGGCGTCCCAGCGAGCTTTATGCGCCAGAGCCTGGAGCTGGCCGGTTACGACCTCAAGCAGCTGCAGAACAAAGGCGAGGTCAACTACGGCGAAAAGCTCAAACCCATGGACGAAGAAGCCAAAGCTTGGAAAACCGTGTGGTCGGCCGGCCAAGGCGTCGGCAATATCCGCGACCTGCCCAGCGTCGAGCAACTGATCACCCGCCTCGACAACGAATACCGCGCCGCCCTCACGCACAGCCTGCAGCTGCAACAACGCTGGGCGCGATGAAGCGACGCAATCTGCTCGGCCTCGGCGCGCTGGGGTTATTGGGCGCTTGGGCGTTGCGCCCGAACGATCTAGGCCAGCCCCACGCGCCCTACTTTGGCGCACTAAACCAGTTACTGCGGCGTGCAGGAGCCGGACTGCCGCTGCTGGTAGTGGACCTAAAGCGTCTTGAGCAGAACGCCGAGCTGCTTGCCAGACAGCTCGGCAGCCAACTGCCGCTGCGCATAGTTGCCAAATCACTGGCCTCCACAGGCTTACTCGACTACCTGGCGAAGAAGCTCACCACCCAGCGGTTTATGGTGTTCCACCAGCCGCAGATTAATCAGCTCGCAGTGAACTTCCCCCAGTCAGACCTGCTGCTCGGCAAACCCTTGCCCAGTGCAGCGGCCCTGAGCTTCTACCAGCACCTGCCACAAGGCAGCGGCTTTGTCCCCGCCGAGCAGCTGACCTGGCTGATCGATAGCCAGACCCGCCTGCAGGAATACGCCGCCCTGGCCAACGCTCTCAACCAGCCGCTGCAGATTGCCTTTGAAATCGATATCGGCCTGGCCCGTGGCGGCTTTGCCACACCCGCCGAACTCGGGGCCGCACTTACCTGGCTGCGTAACACCCCGAACCGACTGCGCATTCGAGGCTTGATGGGTTATGACGCGCACCTTGCCCATACGCCGTTCTGGACAGACCCAACCAGCGCCTTTACCCAAAGCTCCGCACGCTACCGCGTATTTATCACCAGCGCCGCCTCATTCAGCGAGCTGTGGCCGCAACAACCGCTGCTCAATGGCGCAGGCAGCCTGACCTATGCCCTGCACGCTCAGCGCGATACGCCACTGAATGAAGTCGCGGTCGGTTCTGCACTGCTCAAGCCCAGCGACTTTGACAGCCCACTGCTCAGTGCCCAGCAAGCTGCGCTATGGATTGCCAGCCCGGTGCTAAAAGCATTGCCTGGGCAGCTTCCCTTTCTCGAGCGATCCCATCAGCTGCTGCAGCGCTGGAACCCCAATCGCCAACAGGTTTATTACCTGTATGGCGGGCAATGGCCAGCCACACCGGTATCACCCACAGGGCTCAGTTATGACACCCTGTACGGCCGCAGTGCCAACCAGGAACGCCTGATCGGCTCAGACGGCACAGGCTTACAGGTCGACGACTGGGTGTTTCTCCGCCCGCAACGCTCGGAGGGCCTGTTCGAGCTGTTCAACCAGCTCGTTCTTCTGCGCAACGGCCGCCTGGTCGGCAGCTGGTCGGCAGCTGGTCGGCAGCTGGTCGGCAGCTGGTCGGCCAGCGGAGCGTGAACCATCTCTAGGCCCGTACACATTTGCGCGTAGGCAGCTTGTTTACTGGCCTGCAGGCCGGCTAGCCTGTAGCGCAACTCCATTCTGGCACCGACAAGGACGCCGATATGACCCAAGCCCGCTTCAAGATTGTGTTCAACGGCGAGCTGATGCCCGACGTCAGCCTGGAAACAGCCAAAGAGAACCTCGCTCGCCTGTTCAAGAGCGACCTGACCCGGATCAACTCGCTGTTTAACGGCGGCAATGTTGATATCAAGCGCGACCTTAGCGAGAACGAGGCCGACCAGTACCTCAAGGCCTTGCAGAGCGCCGGCGCCAAAGTGCGCAAGGAACAGGATCTGACCGCCAGCCTGAGCCTGGTGGAAACCGATGATCACCGTACGGAAAGCAGCGAAGCTGAAAGCAACGTACCGATGACCTGCCCCAAGTGCGGCCACCAGCAAAGCAAAGCTATCGAATGCTCGGCCTGCGGCATCGTTATCGAGAAATTTATCGCCCGCCAGGCCATGCTCGCAGAAAGCCAGCCAGAAGTGGTTAGCGCTGCGGCCACCCCCTATGCCACGCCGAAAGCAGCCGTGGCGGAAACGCTGCCGGAGTTCGGCGAGCTAAGGATGGTCTGAAGTAGCCATGTATTTCTGGCTGACTTCAGCCCCCGCCGATTTTGAAAGCGGCAAATCGATCAAAAACGATCAGATTACCCATTCATTTCTGTGTTTTTAGCCGCCGCGAGTAGCTCGCGGCAGCCATTTCCCGCATTACAGGCGCACCTCTCCTGCATTGGTCAGTAAATGTCGGCGTGCCATCCACAGGTTCGACAGCGCGAACAGCGTCACCAGTTGCGCCGTGTTCTTGGCCAAGCCACGGAAGCGTGTCTTTACATAACTGAACTGACGCTTGATCACCCGGAACGGGTGCTCAACCTTGGCGCGCACCTGGGCCTTGGCCTTCTCGATCTTGCGTTTGGCTTTGTACAGCGGGCTGCTCTTACCCAGCTTCTTATAGGTGCTGCGGCGGGCAGCAACCTGCCAGATCACCTCGCGCCCATCATGTTCGGGGCGCTTTTCGACACCGGTATAACCGTAAGCGCTCCATAAACCTCATCTACAAATGATCCGCAGGCCAGCCAATGCTGAGCTCCAATTTCTTTCTGGAGCCAGCCGTCATGATGCGCCCCGACGCCAAAGTCGAAAAAGTCTATCTATACCCCAAGCCGGTGGATTTCCGAAAATCCATCGATGGCCTGGCCGCCCTGGTCGAGCTGGATATCAAGGTGGCGGTGTTCGACCCGGTGCTGTTCGTCTTCCTCAACCGCGCGCGCAGCCGGGTGAAGATTTTGTATTGGGAGCGCAACGGCTTTTGCCTGTGGCTCAAGCGATTGGAGGCTGAACGCTTCAAGTCGCATCCGGAACCTGGCGAAGATGCGATCGTGCTGACGGCCCAGGAGTTGAACTGGTTGTTGGACGGTATCGACCTGTGGCGCAACCGGCCGCACCAGGTTTTGACCCCTAGGTTCGTCACCTGAGCCGGTATAATCCACGGCATGATTTCTGTGCCCGAAACCCTTCCTGATGACCCCGCCGCGCTCAAGCAATTGCTCGCTGAGGTGTTGTCGTCGGCGCAGGAATTGGCCAAGGACAAGGATGGGCAGATCGAGCGCCTGCGCGAACAAAACGCGCTGTTGATCCAGCGCCTGTTCGGCCGTAAATCCGAGCAGAGCAGCGACCCGGATTCACCGCAGCTAGAGATGTTCAACGAAGCGGAAAGCCTGGCCGAAGCGGCGGCTGAAGCTCCGGCCGCTGAGGTCGAGGAAGAAGTCGTTGCGCCGACCAAGCGCCGCGGCAAGCGCAAGCCGTTACCGGCCGAACTACCGCGTGTCGAGGTCATCCACGAACTGCCCGAACACGAACTGACCTGCGAATGCGGTTGCCGCAAGCAGGCCATCGGCGAAGAAACCAGCGAGCAGCTGGAAATCATCCCGATGCAGGTTCAGGTGATCCGCCACATTCGCAAGACCTATGCCTGCAAGGCCTGCGAAAGCGCGCCGGTCACCGCTGACAAGCCGGCCCAACTGATCGAGAAAAGCCTGGCCAGCCCGAGCGTGCTGGCGATGCTGCTGACCAGCAAATACGCCGACGGCATCCCACTGTATCGCTTCGAAAAGATGCTCAGTCGCCATGGCATCGACATCCCCCGGCAGACCCTGGCGCGCTGGGTGATCCAGTGCGGCGAACTGCTACAACCGTTGCTCAACCTGATGCGCGACAGGCTGCTGGACAGTCCGGTGATCCACTGCGATGAAACCCGCGTGCAGGTGCTCAAGGAGCCTGGGCGCGATCCGAGCAGCCACTCCTGGATGTGGGTGCAGACCGGTGGCCCGCCTGGCAAACCGGTGATCCTCTTCGACTACACAACCAGCCGCGCGCAGGAGGTGCCGCTGCGCCTGCTCGACGGTTATCGCGGCTACCTGATGACCGACGATTACGCCGGCTACAACGCCGTGGCCGCACAACAAGGTGTTGAGCGCCTGGCCTGCTGGGCGCATGCGCGGCGCAAGTTCGTCGAAGCGCAAAAGGTGCAACCGAAGGGCAAAACCGGGCGTGCCGACATCGCGTTGGGGATGATCAACAAGCTCTACGGCATCGAGCGCGAACTTAAGGATGCCAGCGATGAACAGCGCTACCGGGGCCGCCAGCAGCACAGCCTACCGCTCCTCGATCAGCTCAAGACCTGGCTGGAGAAAACCCAGCCGCAGGTCACGGCGCAGAATGCCCTGGGCAAAGCAGTGAACTACCTGGCGAGCAACTGGAGCCGACTCGAACGCTACATCGAGGCTGGCCACCTGCCGATCGATAACAACGCTGCCGAGCGCGCGATCCGGCCCTTCGTCATAGGTCGCAAGAACTGGCTGTTGAGCGACACGCCGAAAGGCGCGACCGCCAGCGCCCAACTCTACAGCCTGGTGGAAACCGCCAAGACCAATGGCCAGGAGCCCTACGCCTGGCTGCGCCATGTCCTCGAACGCCTGCCGCTGGCCAACAGCGTTGAAGCCTACGAAGCGCTGCTGCCTTGGAACTGCCAACCAACGACGCCACTGTAAAACGCAAAACCTCTCCAGAGGGAGGTGGGGTCTATGGAGCGCTTACGTATAACCCGCATCGGCGCACACCACGTTTTCCTCGCCGTGCAGCAACTTGTCGACCTGAGTGACATCCGCCACGTTGGCCGCCGTGCCTACCACGCTGTGTACCAGCCCCGACTCGTCATCCACGCCAATGTGCGCCTTCATGCCGAAGTAGTATTGGTTGCCCTTCTTGGCCTGGTGCATCTCTGGGTCGCGTTTGCCGTCCTTGTTCTTGGTCGAACTCGGCGCATTGATCAGCGTGGCATCGACGATGGTGCCTTGGCGCAACGACAGGCCACGGTCGCCAAGATAGCCATTGATGACGGCCAGGATGCCGGCAGCCAACTCATGTTTCTCCAGCAGACGACGGAAGTTGAGGATGGTGGTTTCGTCGGGGATACGTTCCAGACTCAGCCCGGCGAACTGCCGCAGGATAGTGGTCTCGTACAGCGCTTCTTCCATCGCCGGGTCGCTGTAGCCGAACCAGTTCTGCATCAGGTGCACACGTAGCATCGCCATCAGCGGATAGGCCGGCCGACCGCCTTCACCCTTGGGGTAATACGGTTCGATCAGTGCGATCAAACCCTTCCACGGCACCACCCGATCCATCTCGATCAGGAACAACTCTTTGCGGGTCTGCTTGCGTTTGCCGGCGTACTCGGCATCGGCGAAGGTCATTTGCTTCATCGGAAAACTCGGCGGGTGGCGTCCGGGCATTTTGCCAAAATCAGGAAGTCTTATTCAGAGTTTCCCTAAAGGCTTTTGCCACCGACGGACGCATCGGCCGCTTGCGCTACCTGGCGTGGTCGATGGTGCTGATGCTGGCTTGCTTGCCGCTGTTCGGCATCGCCGGCGGTTTCTTCGCCGCGTCGGAAATTCTTGGCGGCCTGCTGATGGTCGTGGTGGGTATCGCCGTGGCGGTGGTCGGCATCATGTTCGGCGTGCAGCGCCTGCATGATATCGGCTGGTCGGGCTGGCTGCTGCTGGTCACCCTGGTGCCGATTGTTGGCGGGGTGTTCTCCCTGCTGATGTTTATCATCCCCGGCAGCACCGCCGCCAACCGCTTTGGTCCACCGCCACCACCGAACAGCCGTGCGGTGAAAATCCTCGCCCTGCTCTGGGTGGCGATCATCGTCCTCGGCATCGTGGCCGCCATCGCGATACCAGCCTATATGGGCTATTCCAACGCTGGTCTGTAACCCACTGGCAACCTTGCGCGGTACATGGGGTCGAAAGGCCCCATCACGGAGAACCCTATGACCCGTTACGCGCTTATCACCGGAGCCTCCAGTGGCATTGGCCTAGCCCTGGCCGAAGCCCTGGCCCGGCGCGGCCGCAATCTGATTCTGGTGGCGCGCCAGCGCGATGCGCTGGAAAGCATTGCCTGCGAACTGACTCAACGATTTTCCGTAGAGGTGCTATTTCGCATCTGCGACCTTAGCCAACCGCTGCAGGCCAGCGGTCTGCTGCATGAGCTGGAACAGGGTGAACGCAGTATCGACCTGCTGGTAAACAACGCCGGCATTGGTACCTCAGGCGCTTACGTGGCTCAGGACTGGCCGCGCGAACAACAACTGATCGAACTCAATATCCTGGCCCTAGCGCGCCTGTGCCACGCCATCGGCACCATCATGGCCGGCCAGGGCAGCGGGCAGATTCTTAATGTCGCCTCGGTTGCCGGCTTTCAGCCGGGGCCGGGCATGAGCAACTACTACGCGAGCAAGGCCTACGTGCTGCACTTCTCCGAAGGCCTGCGCGAAGAGCTTAAAGCGTACGGCGTCAAAGTATCCGTACTCTGCCCGGGGCCGACCCGCAGTGCGTTTTTCCGCACAGCCCAGATGGATGTGCAAGCCCTGCAGGGCAGCAAGCTGATGATGAGCGCCGAAGAAGTGGCGCTCATCACCCGCGATCATCATCCCTGGCTGGCGCAACCGCCTGATTGCCCTTAGCCCTCGGCTGGGACCGCGCTGGCTGGTACGGCGAATCAGCGCACGGCTTAATCGCCAATTCGGCAAGCCGGCCACCTAGCTAGCCGGCGTTGACCGTGCGTCCGTCCGCCCAGGCGCGCAGCGCGGCAAGGTCTTCAGCCATCACCACCGACAGCGGTGCGGTGCCTTGAATACTCTGAAGCAGCAAAGCCTGGTTGACCGTTTGCTGCTGAGCTTGCGCGGCATACAGGGCACTGACCACCGCCTGCTCGATCTCCGCACCGGAAAAGCCATCGCAAGCGGCGGCCAGCTGAGTCAGATCAAACGCCGTCACCTCCAGCTCACGCCGCGCCAAGTGAATACGGAAGATTTCGGCCCGCACTGCCGCGTCCGGCAAATCGACAAAGAACAGCTCATCGAAGCGCCCCTTGCGCATCAGCTCCGGCGGTAGCCGGGAAATCGCGTTGGCCGTGGCCACCATAAATACCGGCGCCTTGCGCTCGGCCATCCAGGTCAGCAAGGTGCCGAGTACACGCTGACTGACACCTCCATCATGGTCACCGCTGGCCAGCCCCTTCTCGATTTCGTCCATCCACAGCACACAGGGCGCCATCTGCTCGGCCAACTTGAGCGCTTCGCGCAGGTTGCGTTCGGTCTCGCCGAAGAACTTGTTGTACAGGCAGGCAAAGTCCAGACGCAGTAGAGGCAAGCCCACAGGCCGGCGATGGCCTTGGCGGCCAGGCTCTTGCCGCCGCCCTGTACGCCAACCAACAGCACCCCCTTGGGCAGATCGACGCCTTTGCCTTCGAGAAAGATGCTTTGCCGATCGCCCAGCCAGCGCTTGAGATTGCTCAGCCCGCCGACCTCGGCGAAACGTGCGGTGTCGTACTCGAAACTCAGCACGCCATCGAGATCGAGCAGCTTGAATTTGGTCTTGTTCAGCTCCGGCAGGTCTTCCTGGGTGATCGCGCCGTCATCGCAGATCACATTGCGCGCTAATGCACGCGCTTCGGCATGGCTGAGACCACGCAGGTTTTTCACCACCTGTTGCAAGGTGCGGTTATCGGTGCGCACTCGCGCGTTGCGGTTACGCGCGCTCCAGCCGGTGGCCTCGTCGCGCACGATGGCCAGCAGCTCTTCCTCGGAAGGTAGCGACAGACTGAAGCGCGAAGCGTAACGCTGCACCTCAGGCGGCAACTTGCAAGCATGGGACACCAGCACCAGCGTCGGCTTGCTGGGCAGCTCATTCATGGCGATTTCCTTGAGCAGGCGCACCAGCTTGGGGTTGTCGTCAAGAAACGGATGCAGGTCGCACATCACATACAGCGTCGGCTGCGTATCAGCCTTGATCAGACGCAGAGCAGTTTCAGGCTCCAAGGTTGTGCTGTCGACCGGCTCCTGAATGGAATAGCCCACACGCTGCAAGCCCTCGGTCACCGACCACACCTGCAGGCCAAGACTACGGCGCACCGCCAGGCTGGTCAGGGTTTCCAGCACTCGTGGCTCATCCCAGGACTCGATCAGCACCAGCTTGGTCTTGGAATCCAATACCAAGCCCAGGTCATGAATATCGTTTTTCACCCACGCTCCTTGTCCACTAAACTCGGGCCTCGTTAAATACCGGCCAGGAGACTGCCCATGGACTGTCTATTTTGCAAGATCGTCGCTGGTGCAATACCGGCGCGCAAGCTTTATGAAGACGATCAGGTGATTGCCTTTCACGATATTGGCCCGCAGGCACCGGTGCATTTTCTGGTTATCCCGAAAAAACACATCAGCACCCTCAATGACCTGACTGAGGCAGACAAGCCGTTGGCCGGGCATATTCTCTTTATCGCCCAGCGTCTGGCCAAGGCGCAAGGCTGTGAGGAAGGCTTTCGCGTGGTGATGAACTGCAGTGACCTGGGCGGCCAGACGGTGCACCACATCCATATGCACGTGCTGGGTCAAAGGCAGATGGCATGGCCACCGGGTTGAGTCGTTCATTACTCGGCACACTGACCTTGCTTGCTCTGTTGATTGGCAATCCAACGCAGGCGCATACGGTTGGTAGCGTATTCAGCGACGCCTTGCCCAAGGGCAAGCAAGGACCGCAGCTGGTTGTGCTGCCTGCCGGGCGCTATCTGTTGGGTGATCACAGTGGCC
Encoded here:
- the tnpC gene encoding IS66 family transposase; this translates as MISVPETLPDDPAALKQLLAEVLSSAQELAKDKDGQIERLREQNALLIQRLFGRKSEQSSDPDSPQLEMFNEAESLAEAAAEAPAAEVEEEVVAPTKRRGKRKPLPAELPRVEVIHELPEHELTCECGCRKQAIGEETSEQLEIIPMQVQVIRHIRKTYACKACESAPVTADKPAQLIEKSLASPSVLAMLLTSKYADGIPLYRFEKMLSRHGIDIPRQTLARWVIQCGELLQPLLNLMRDRLLDSPVIHCDETRVQVLKEPGRDPSSHSWMWVQTGGPPGKPVILFDYTTSRAQEVPLRLLDGYRGYLMTDDYAGYNAVAAQQGVERLACWAHARRKFVEAQKVQPKGKTGRADIALGMINKLYGIERELKDASDEQRYRGRQQHSLPLLDQLKTWLEKTQPQVTAQNALGKAVNYLASNWSRLERYIEAGHLPIDNNAAERAIRPFVIGRKNWLLSDTPKGATASAQLYSLVETAKTNGQEPYAWLRHVLERLPLANSVEAYEALLPWNCQPTTPL
- a CDS encoding DUF805 domain-containing protein, whose protein sequence is MRSNPSTAPPDPSRSGTTLCGSACVCRRTRHRRRSFASSENSAGGVRAFCQNQEVLFRVSLKAFATDGRIGRLRYLAWSMVLMLACLPLFGIAGGFFAASEILGGLLMVVVGIAVAVVGIMFGVQRLHDIGWSGWLLLVTLVPIVGGVFSLLMFIIPGSTAANRFGPPPPPNSRAVKILALLWVAIIVLGIVAAIAIPAYMGYSNAGL
- a CDS encoding histidine triad nucleotide-binding protein; amino-acid sequence: MDCLFCKIVAGAIPARKLYEDDQVIAFHDIGPQAPVHFLVIPKKHISTLNDLTEADKPLAGHILFIAQRLAKAQGCEEGFRVVMNCSDLGGQTVHHIHMHVLGQRQMAWPPG